The following nucleotide sequence is from Hippoglossus stenolepis isolate QCI-W04-F060 chromosome 18, HSTE1.2, whole genome shotgun sequence.
GTGCTGATGGAAAAGTTACAGATATTGCCTCATTAATAAATATCATTCCTCTCTGATGGCGAAGAGCTCATTGATTTATTCCTCCAAAGCTCCTTTCATTATTTGTACGACATAACATGAGGATGCTGCAGATGTCAAATTCCTCAGCTCCACTTCACCGCGTCAGTCTCTCAGCCCGTCACTTTGTGCTGGACGTGAACACAACCTATCATCATCATATAGAATTATTTtacctatatatatattcatcgAGTAGTAATGTTTGTTTGGTCTtgagtttttaatttttttacttcagtgtTGGGTTTGGAAACAGGGTTTAACTCGGTTGTTTACTGTGTGACTGGATGTACGCGCTGTTCCCTCACATAACACAAAGCTGTGATTTCTATGGACAAAGAGCACCGGTATGTGACAAGACTGTAGAGGCCACCGCTTGAATAAACTGTCCCGAGTCATTCGCCAACAACTTGCCACGGACACTCCAgagatataaatacaaataatttgcATTTTCCTACCCAGGCTCCGGGGGAACGGAGGAGTAACCTCCCAGCTGAGGACATACCGAAAGCTTCTCATCACCTAGATCCCACTCGCTGCTGGACAAGTGTTAAAATGAGTCAGCCGGGTATATATGCCAAATCAGGCCCCTGCTCACCCAGAGAGTAAATATACAGCTGCTCTATTGTTCGGTGTGCAGGTCATCAATTCAGACTTGTTTGTCAGGGTGGAGCTACGGGCTTTGCAGTTTCAACAACCCTCTCATCCACTCTGAGCTTGTTTTCTGGGATATGGGcgaacaaaataaaatgctatCCCGTCCCATTTTCCGCCGGGATGTCAGCTGGGAACCGTTCCCAAACTGGACGCAGCCGAACCGCGTCTTCGCGCAGGATTTTGGCCTCCCTCCTTTCCTGGAGCCCGGCGATGTGGACTGGATAGACTGGGCAAAGAGGAGGCTGGCCTCGTTCTCCTGGCCCGGCAACACACAGACTCCACTCCTGCCTCCGCTCGGTGGTCAAGCGAAGGGCCCGAGACCACTGACGAGTGGGGTGTCGGAGGTCCGCACGGGGCAGGACAGCTGGAAGATTGACCTGGACGTCAACCACTTCTCCCCTGAAGAGATCACAATCACAACCAAGGAGGGCTACCTGCAGATATCAGGTGCTGCCTGTGCTTCTTTCATTGAATCGTGTGATGGAAACTAAGTAAAAGCATCATTTGCAAGTTGTGAATGGACGGATATGTTGAGCACTGTTTTTGTATCGTGTTTTTCTTAccacttgttttgttatttgaagGAAATCATGAAGAAAAGCAAGATCAGCATGGATCGGTTACAAGATGCTTCAACAGGAAATACAAGTCAGTTAAATAAATCTGTATGATTTCACATCTCTGGGTGATTTCCATTGCAGTGTGTTGTATCAGAAATCAACAAAAGGTCATTAAAAAGACATGATTTTGAGGACTCAGAGGTTTGCTTCCTCTCTTCCAGGCTGCCGCAGGGGGTGGACCTGCAGCACATCAGCTCGTCCCTGTCTGGTGATGGAGTCCTGTCAGTGGAGGCTCCCGTTCCCGGGACGTCCGTCAGCGAGCCGCCCAGTGAGCTCGTCATACCTGTTCAGATCCGACAGAGGCAGGACGGAGACAAGTGAAACCAGCCAGCAGAACGAGATGTAGCCCAAGTCGTGCGTAGCGACACTAGTAGCACTGAAGAAGAAGTTTGTTACAGCTTagtaaatgtgatttatatGAGGTACTATCTGCTACTATAATGCACCATCACCACTACAGTAACAAATTAATGCAAACTCATCCATGTAAAAAAAGGAACTGATTTTGAGTCTTAGCATGACGGCATTTTCTAATTGAACATATGTATTAGTGATTTATGCATTTCCAGTGTTGCCATGTCCTCTACAGGGCAGAATAGCTGAATATAGAAATGACTTGGTTTGagttttaatttgcttttaagGCAGAGAATCACTGGAAAAGCTGCAATCTTCAATTctgattttaatattgttttcaaatgtattaaacaGCTCCTTCcataagaataataaagaaTGTATTTTTCCCTTTCATTGCTGATGCATCTATTAGCAGATTAAAAGAATAGAAGGAACCAGttcattctgttttatttcatccattGCTCATCTATTTCTAAAGGTAAATGGTCGACTGAAGGTGACCCCTGAAACCCTGTTTACTCTGATAATCAGCCATGTATTTCCTCTATATGAGAAGTTCAATGTAGATTTGAATCAGCTGTTCGTGGTTTAtcacaagaaaaataaacaatcagCTTCATCCCTGAGAGACACCGAGTCTGTCTGATGAAGACCGAGTCATTCAAAAGTGaacagtgacatctagtgttTGGAGTATTATATGATAGAAGTTATTGttcagccgttttcagacatgacctgcggatcAAGTGTCCTGTATGACATCACAGGGATTAATGTActaattgaaaataaagaaggtaaagtaaaataattattgAACAGAATATCAATATGCACACAAATATAACTTATTATGATTACTTGATTGGCTTCTTGACTATTTGTTTACAATCCGACCAGGGGTCAGCTATAAAGAGTGAATtctaatttgtttgtgttttttagaaaacagcaacattgtATTGTCGCCCAtttcacagtgtgtgtacaCTTTGGTCTGCGACAATATCTCTAAGCTGAATAGGGGTTTGTGCAGGTTGTACtacagtgattttaaatgtgtaatttattaAAGCATACCTGAACCGCACAACATTGTATCACTGTGACATCTGAAACAATTGTTGTACATCAGTTCTACcaactgcagcacaaacaagaaaagtaaaaaactaacTTCAGAGGAAATTTCAAGCACACCCTCTTTCTGCGGGATATGAGTTTTACTAACGTTTAGTTCAAAAAATGCGATTGATACGGGGCTTCTATACGGGTGGTGGCTATATGTATAATTTTGTATGTCACTATATGTTCTCTGTGTTTAGTTGAGTTGCTATAGGGTCAGTAGTAGTCAGTAGTATTTTTAGTCTCTGGCATTGTAAAGTAGCTGCTAGCTGTTCTGCGAGGTTGCTAGAGTTGTACTAGGTgcttgttaaaggttcagtgtatagaatttagtgacatctagtggttaatttgcatgttgcagctgaatacctctcacctcactctccccttccaaacatgaaagagaacctgtggtaaccttcagatgtcataaaaactcaaaaggtttagttttgtccagtttgggctactgtacaaaacatggcagcctccatagagagaTGTAAAAATTAGGTATCTAGATATAAAGgccccattctagggtaaagaaaacaacaagaaaacatcactaggattattttatactcaatttctgccagtagatcctTTCCCCCTAAATCgaacacactggacctttaagtgtTGCACTATGCAATACTCCCAGCAGCCACAGGGAAGCCACTGAGCTGATATTAATAATGCTGTACATAGCAGCAGAAGTAATGACAGTATACATTTGATAGAGATATATTCAGAAGCAGAGAGActgtatttgaatatttgtcTGTTGCCTCATGAATCAACGATAGGAATGATAAGAGAGGTACAAATAGTCATGTTTATGGTCTCCGCTTTATTACTGCAAATGAATTTTTTATCTGAGTGTTGGTAGCATGGGTCTTATGCTaccaagtttcttttttttaagtttatttatttttacacttagCATTTACATTTagcatttatatttaacatagagatatatatttaacatttatatttacatttaatatttacatttagcaCTTACATTAAGCATTTACATTTaacctttaaatatatatttgccaTTTACCTGTATGggttaacatttatatttaaattcaacatttacattcaaCACTTACATTTATAGTGTGAGATAAGatatcattttataatttttactttttacattacTCTCGGGAAAATGCATTGAATGATTTTGTGACAGTTGaaatcacttttttaaatctggcATTGCTCAAATGTGTTTAAACTGGGAAACGAAGATGATATTTTAcaaacatcatatatatataaaaaggggAAACTGTTCTTCCCACAGTCACACCTGATTACTGACGGGTGTTCTTCCCCCGACCTGTGATGTAGAAGTTTGGTCCTGCTGAGGGGAGGCTGTAGTATTGCGGTGTCTCTTTAAAGGAAGGGGGAGTGTAGCAGGGGACAGAGGAACGAGATGAATAGAAGGCACCAGAACCACCTACCATGACCAAGTGCGCTGTAAATGTAGGACAGAAATTCGAGTGGAACACAAGCGGATCGTCGGGCGACAGATtcggggaaataaaaacatgttcgGATGCGCCTCACCGTCTGACTCCAGCGTTTTCACCCGCGGCACCACATGCGATCATGGGCGCACAGGAGAAGTCTTTATCCTCCCAAACATTTCTTGCGTTTTGAGGCGGAAGAGAAGAGTGGCAGCAGAACACGTCCCCGTGCTCTCCGATTATCAATGGTAGGCATTGCATAATTCACCCTTATCCACCGGAGCCATTTGGTTCCTCCTCTGtgggaagagagggggggacgccagaaagcaaaaaaaaaaaaaaaagaaaacccgaCTCCATCCTGTggctgcctctttttttttggtgctgCCTTGCACAATTGTTTGGCAATGCCCTCTTCTCTCTTAGGAAGGACTTGCAGACAGTAGCCGGGGGGGATGATGCATTTGACGCTGGATGTGTGCTGCATTCAGGGAGATTCGCCAGTGATCGCGGCTCAGGCAGGAACAGCGAGTGCGGAGGGCCTGGGAAGCACCCAGCCCCACGATCTCCCCCTTTTCCTCCCCCCCTGCAGGACCATGCTTGCGTGAGGGATGAGGCTGTGCACGGGGACACCAGGCCAGAGCTGCGGCCTACTTCTCACAAGAGCCGGTCTCCCGACTGCAAGACCCGTGAACACATCGCCACCACCATCGAATCAGCATCTTTGGTACGCAGCTCCCCTCTCCCTGCATGGAAAATAGGGCTACGTGTGCGAGTGCACGCGGACGGggcgcgcgcgtgtgtgtgagccagtgtgtgcgtgcgtgcgtgcgtgcgtgctggtggaggggtggggggctggggGTGAGGTGGATGAGGGGAGGGAAGGGGGTGTCTGTGTTCTCAGCTGTACATCTGTAGTCATGGCAACCGTATCCTGTTAATGGATGTCATTTTTCCATCCTCagcttccctctctctgcctctgcctttatGCATTCGTACGTACGTCCATGTGCAAATCGCCGCTCGCCGTCTGCCGCTAATGGGATTTAGTTTGTGTCAGAGATGGTGTTAGAAGGTGCTTTTCCACACGTCGTCTCAGGTTGTCGGGTCACGGATCCTGATGTTTGAAATGGTGTGGATATTCCTTGCTGATTGGGAAGCACACTGTGGAGGGTAATTGACTGATCGGTGTAGAATTTTAAATGGGAtctaataaactttatttatgtggcACCTCTCACAACAGAGTCACAAGGTGCTTTGCAAGTTCAAGTTGGAAAAATTTAAGGCAAACAAGGAAACGGAtacaaaagcaaacaataagaaacagttTAAAAGCAACATACAGAAATGGAGAAAAggttacagatgagaaaagaggaaaaacgaGATGTTGCCAGAAAAGAGCCAGTCACCTCTGGAGGTCATGTGTGGTGTCAAAAGAAATGAACTTGGGTGCAAGTCCAGAACGGTCCTTAAAAGTCTGCAATCAAATCTTAAAACTATTCTAAAATTCCCTGGAAGCCAATGAAGAGAAGCTAGAGTCGGAGTAATATGCTCTGTTTCAGCAGATTTGGTGAGGAGTCTGGACGAGCTGTAATTTATGTGGACTCTGTTGGCTCAGGCAGGTGAAGGGAGAATTTCAATAATCCAAACAAGAGGGAATGAAGGCATGAATGACAAATCTCTAAATTTCTTCTGGATCAAAACACGCTGATCTTTTGAAAGTTTCCTGAGCTGCAGGAACATGACAGGACGACTGGGTTTTTGTTGTCAATGGGATTGAAGCAGTAGATCCTTTTTTTCATTGATTACACTATAAGTGAGACGTCTGTATCACCTTTTAAAG
It contains:
- the LOC118125928 gene encoding heat shock protein beta-1; protein product: MGEQNKMLSRPIFRRDVSWEPFPNWTQPNRVFAQDFGLPPFLEPGDVDWIDWAKRRLASFSWPGNTQTPLLPPLGGQAKGPRPLTSGVSEVRTGQDSWKIDLDVNHFSPEEITITTKEGYLQISGNHEEKQDQHGSVTRCFNRKYKLPQGVDLQHISSSLSGDGVLSVEAPVPGTSVSEPPSELVIPVQIRQRQDGDK